The genomic DNA AGTAGTTGATGTCGTTCAGCCACTGACTGAGCTTCGACTTGTTGCCGTCGTAGTACTCACCGACACCGAACCCGCCGACGGCCCCCTGAAGTTGCTCGATATACTGCGGATTGATGCCCTTGACGAAGTCATAGCGCCACCCGTCGTATCCGAGTGAGTCGAGGAACTGCTGGTAGTCCTCCACCTCATCATACGTCGCGGGATTCGCGTGGGCGAGGTCCGGAAAGCCTGCGAACGTTCCTGCATCCGCCTGTTCGAATGTCGAGGGATGAAAGTTGTCGTAGTTGAACTGAATGCGGCCGCTCTTCGGGCGAAACTTCGTGTACGTGTCGGTCCCGGTATTCGGGTTGTACTCGAGCTGTCCGCCGGACATGTGATTCACCACGATGTCGGCGATCACGTCCATGTTGTTGCTGTGAGCCGTGCTGATGAGCGACTCGAGTTCCTGCCGGCTGCCAAACCAAGTTTCAGTTCCCATCTTCTGATTATACTCGCCGAGGTCGTAGTAATCGTACGGGTCGTAGCCCATGGACGGGTCGTTCTGCGCTTTCGATGCCGGCGGCAGCCAGATCTCCGTGAAGCCGTCGCTGGCAAGGGTCGGAATCTTGCCGCTCACGAAATCCCACCATTCGCCGCTTCCGGACTCCTGGGGCGAGTCCCAGTAGAATCCCTGCATGAGAACGCGCGGCTCGTCGCTCGTGGCCGACGTTATAGGATCCGCAGAGGACGCGGAGGTGCTATCCGGCGCGGTGAGTTGGCCGTTGTCGCAGCCAGCGAACAGGCCGACGGCCGTCGACAGGAAGAGCGCGAGACCGAGCGTAAGAAGTCGCCGGACCACAGAACCAGGTGGCGAAGGAGAAGAGGAGGTAATTGACATAGCCAAATGAGATTGAGGACACAAATCGAATCCAGGATGGATATCTCCTCCTATCTTGCAGGTCCGGTCTGCATCGGAAACACCGTTCCCGGACTCGTTTTCACCACCTAAATGCATGAATGTTCTAAATTTACATACATCAAAACATCGTCGATATTATTTACCCATGGAGAGCATATTTAGCGGAAAACAACGGTTCTTGTACGCGAGACCGTCCCGAACCTCGCGACAAACAAAACCGCCTCCCCCGGCATGGTGACCAGAGGAGGCGGACCTAACACGTTAACGCGTTAGGAATGGGTAAGCGAGAGCCTAGAACGTCTCCAGGTACTGATCCAGCTCCCACTGCGAGACGGACGCGAGGAATTCCGTGTACTCGTGCGTCTTCGCCTCGGTGAACTTGCTGGCGATGTGCGGCCCGAGGGCGTCGAGAATAACCTCGTCCTCGTTGAGCGCTTTGATCGCCTGGCCGAGCGTTCCCGGAAGCGTCTCGATGCCGCGCTCGATGCGGTCCTCCTCGGTGAAGTCGTAGATGTTTTCGCGCACGGGTCCCGGGCACTCGAGCTCTTTCTCGATGCCGTCGAGTCCGGCGTGCAGCATCACCGCCAGGGCGAGATAAGGGTTGCAGGACGGGTCCGGCGAGCGGAGTTCGATGCGGGACGCGTTTGGTCCGCGGGCGGCTGGCTTGCGCACGAGGGCGGAGCGGTTCACGTCGCTCCACGCCACGTAGATCGGCGCTTCGTACCCCGGCACGAGGCGCTTGTAGGAGTTGACCGTCGGGTTGCAGATCGCCGTGATGGCGGGCGCGTGCTCCAGAACCCCCGCGAGGAACTGATAGGCCGTCTCACTGAGGCCGAACTCATCTTCCTCTTCGTGAAAGGCATTGCCATCGTCTCCGAAGAGCGAGATGTGGGTGTGCATCCCCGACCCGTTGATGCCGGAAATCGGCTTCGGCATAAAGGTCGCGTGCACCCCGTGCAGTTCGGCGACGGCGCGGACGACCGAACGGAAGGTCGCGATGTTGTCCGCCGTGGTGAGCGCGTCGGCGTACTTGAAGTCGATCTCGTGCTGCCCCG from Longibacter salinarum includes the following:
- a CDS encoding alpha-amylase domain-containing protein gives rise to the protein MSITSSSPSPPGSVVRRLLTLGLALFLSTAVGLFAGCDNGQLTAPDSTSASSADPITSATSDEPRVLMQGFYWDSPQESGSGEWWDFVSGKIPTLASDGFTEIWLPPASKAQNDPSMGYDPYDYYDLGEYNQKMGTETWFGSRQELESLISTAHSNNMDVIADIVVNHMSGGQLEYNPNTGTDTYTKFRPKSGRIQFNYDNFHPSTFEQADAGTFAGFPDLAHANPATYDEVEDYQQFLDSLGYDGWRYDFVKGINPQYIEQLQGAVGGFGVGEYYDGNKSKLSQWLNDINYSASAFDFPLHFALKDMANNTSGGYDLRNLWGAGLLWDHPFNTVTFVSNHDTDKDAPILTDKMMAYSVILTHEGLPTVFWKDYFNYNLAQRNSATGIKQLVWVYQNLAAGSTSLLHSAPDLYIIQRNGDPGLVLVLNDNPDSWKGVTINTKWANTQLHAYAWNGGSQPQDKWTDGSGNVDLWAPPRGYAVYAPNGY
- the glnA gene encoding type I glutamate--ammonia ligase, whose amino-acid sequence is MPSKDKILSLIQEEGVDFLRLQFTDILGTVKNVSIPAHQAAKAFEDGIYFDGSSIEGFVRIQESDMRLNPDPDTFAILPWRSRREDSTVSARLICDVINTTTGEPFKGDPRYVLKRAIARAKDMGYDMNAGPEPEFFVFEKDEKGRATTETHDHGGYFDLGPKDLAQEIRAEIIYMLESMGFEVEASHHEVAPGQHEIDFKYADALTTADNIATFRSVVRAVAELHGVHATFMPKPISGINGSGMHTHISLFGDDGNAFHEEEDEFGLSETAYQFLAGVLEHAPAITAICNPTVNSYKRLVPGYEAPIYVAWSDVNRSALVRKPAARGPNASRIELRSPDPSCNPYLALAVMLHAGLDGIEKELECPGPVRENIYDFTEEDRIERGIETLPGTLGQAIKALNEDEVILDALGPHIASKFTEAKTHEYTEFLASVSQWELDQYLETF